The DNA segment CTTCCCAGCTTGCGTGTCCTTGGTTCTAGAGGTAAGAGCTGTTCCTACTTGGGGCGCCAGTAGAAGGAGAGTTCTCATTACGTTAGTTCACCTAAAGACAGTCGGCACCTTCTAACGGAATGCTGACTTCCTTTGTAGCTTTCTCGGGAAAGCCGCGAGGGCCGTCCAATCTGGCAGCTCAGCCATTTTGCCCGAGtcttagaagaagaagaaaataagccAAATCCTGTTACTCAGAGGGTTAAGATGATTATGGTAATTacataatttcttttcctttcattatctTTAGTTCCAATATCATATTCTgctttttagtttagttttttttttttttcccttcttgtctTTCTACAATTTTTGGCTCTTTCGCTGATATTCCTCTTCCTTTccgaccgccccccccccccccccccttatcTTTTTCCTCATTCCTTATGAGATCTCTGGTCTTCTCTCTGCCCTAAATAGATTTTTCAAATCCttccactttctctttctttgcaactctgtTCTTTTGGGGGAATGTTCTCAGCCTTTCACTGGGGTTGTCCCTTTGCTCAGTCACATAGCAAGCCTGGGGCTTTCTTTACCTGGTGAGGGAGGGCATGGGAGGAAGACAGTATTCGGTTATCCACTTGCAAAATGTGAGTTTAGGCTCCATTGATATGTAGAGGGtacatgatttttaaacttttgtttcagTCTCTAGGCTTGGTTCTTGTTCACGCTCACAGTCGCTGGATAGCTGATCCTTCTCCTCAAAACAGCACAACAGACAATTCTAaggtttctttaggattggatGAAAATGTGTCCAAGAGAATTGAACCGAGTGTTTCCCTCTGGCAGTTTTATCTCTCTAAGTAAGTTCCCTGAGCCCTACTTTGAATCATAGCACTCTGTGCTTCTGACAGTTTAGGTTATGcctcttttatttctgagtaataacattttaatttgctttcttttatttagaaTGATCAGCATGGATATTGAACAAGTTATTACCCTAAGTTTAGCTCTCCTTCTGGCTGTcaagtatatcttctttgaacaAGCAGAGACAGAATCTACACTCTCGTTAAAAAATCCCATCACATCTCCTGTAGTATCCCAAAAGAAAGTCACAGACGATTGTTGTAGGCGTGACCCTGTACTGGTCAGAAATGACCAGAAATTCCATGCAATGGAGGAGGAGgccaggaaaaacaaagaaagaaaaggtgattTCTTATTCTCTTCATTTTCCATTCTTCCAGTGTTGATTTGTGAAGTTGAGTCTTTTCTAAAGCACAAATTCAGTGTCTGAGATTTCTTTTGATCTCTTGAACAGTTGAGGTTATAAAACCCTTACTGGCAGAAAATGACACCTCAAACAGAGCTACATTTGTGGTGGGTAACTCCTTGTTACTCGATACTTCACTGGAACTAGAGGCACAGGAACCTGAAATTGAACTTCCCGTGGAGCCTCGGCCTAATGAAGAATGTCTGCAGATTCTTGAGAATGCAGAGGTGAGAAACTAGACTCAAGCTTGGCATCTTTCTTAAGAAAAGGAGTTTTTtattaaaggaaggaaggaagttacAGCTTCTGAGTACCTGTAAGTTCTCAGCACAGTGTTACATGGTTTACAGGTCCTGGTCTCATTATTTATTTCCTGCAACCTTGTAAGATAGGtataattttctccatttttcagatgagaaaatgttGGCTCTAGGAGGGTTAATTAAGTATGTCCCAAAGTAACACAGAAAACGCTAAAGCTGGGATCAAGAGTCCAGGCTTTACTGACTGAAGACTCCGTGCGCTTTCTACTATCGTTTGATAGAGAGAGGAGTGGCTGCtgtagtgtctgtgtgtgttaagGCCTAGGAGCGCTTTGACACAGAAATGaatttcagagaaagaagagaggttTGAGGGgctttttgagtttttaaagcAAGCTTGATGCTCCTGAGGAggcttgttttctttctgatgttTGAACAGGATGTCCTGCTGACAATCCCTGTTTGACTTAGGGGTTTAGCATGACTCTTATGTTCCATTCCTATCTACTTACCCTGATTCATTCCGAATTTATGTGCATATGAGTGAGAGtagattttgtttctttatcaCTTTCCCTCATTCTTATTAATACGTGTACCAGTATCTCAACTGCATGCTACATACAAAACTTATAGGGTGGGTGTCAGAACcttaattgtgaaattttttccccctatgtatgtcacttgcaaaaTTTAGTGTTTTGGCTTAACATTTTGTTTAGCTTCGcatttttataaagaatttttattttgatgttctCATTTCTATTCAAATCATCTCCTTCTTTAGAACTTCAAATCCCTTTGGGTTCTCAAAGTACTTTTATTTTAGTTGTGCAGAGAGCACTGTGTGTATAACATGTTCTGTTTATTATGAATAGTATGAAGTATGATTCTTCAAGtctattttcatttccctctatcaACCCCCTTCCATTTTTTTACTTCCATTTCTTTAGAAAGGTGCAAAATTCCTTAGTGATGCTGAGATCATCCGGTTGGTCAATGCAAAGCATATCCCAGCTTATAAATTGGAAACTCTGATGGAAACCCATGAACGAGGTGTATCTATTCGCCGACAGCTACTTTCCAAAAAACTTCCAGAGCCTTCGTCTCTCCAGTATCTACCTTACAGGGATTATAATTACTCCTTGGTACGTTATTTTCTGTTTTCGAGCAGGTTTGCTTTATAGCTTCAGTCTTTTAGTCTTCTTCTTGAGTCGTCTTTTGAACTTTCATAGTTTTATAAAACAGTTTCCTTTTGAATTCATTTCACTGTAATTGTGTATTCTACTTACGGTATAGGTCATCAAGATGCAAAAATACTTTCCCTGTTATTTACAGTCATTACTCAAGAGTTTAGTGTTTTcaagactttttaaattaaaaaactggtTGAAAATAATACTCTAAAGGATTAAGTTGGAAGGAATGACAGAGGCTGGGTATTTGGTATACAGCTTTTCACTTGGTGCCTGACTTTACCTTTTAGGTGATGGGAGCTTGCTGTGAGAACGTTATTGGATACATGCCCATCCCTGTTGGAGTGGCAGGACCTCTGTGCTTGGATGGAAAGGAATTTCAGGTTCCAATGGCGACAACAGAAGGCTGTCTTGTGGCCAGCACTAATAGAGGCTGCCGAGCAATAGGCGTAAGTGGCGTTTATGTATCTGCCTCTCAAGGCACTCTCTAGGCAGTGAGATGAGACTTGGGGACAGTCATGGAGACCTTTTGGGACAAGCAGAATTTTTTTCAGGATTAATGTCTGCTCTTATCACACCCTCTGGATAGCTTGGTGGAGGTGCCAGCAGCCGAGTCCTTGCAGATGGGATGACTCGTGGCCCAGTGGTGCGTCTTCCCCGTGCTTGTGACTCTGCAGAAGTGAAAGCCTGGCTTGAGACACCTGAAGGGTTCACGGTGATAAAGGAAGCATTCGACAGCACCagcaggtgtgtgtgggggggaggggcTTGTATGTGCATTCACGTTTATTTCAGAACCAGTGCCATACCTAGGATGACTAAATGTAACTGTAAATATAGCGCCTTCTTAAGATGATGTAACGAAACATCGATTTTAAATCCATGCTTTCAGATGTTAATTCTTGGTTGGGAtggagtgggtggggtggggtgggttggGCAGAGCAGAATATTGATTTCAGGGAATATCTACATAGAGGTTATGTTGGATTTACAAGGCTCATTTTGATTAGGGTATTACTTTGCCCTAGCACAGTTTTGATCTAAAATTGCCCTCGGGCAGGATTGCCTGAGAAAAAGATTTTCCAAGCAGGACAGAGGTAAATAAATTAGTATAGTAGGTTTACTTTGACTACAGAAAATTAAATCGATAAGGATAGTCAATACAAATGATAACCCCAGTATAGTTCAagcttttaaagtttatttgtcatgaaatgactTTCTCTATCCCTTCCTTCTTGCAACATGTACGAATGAGATACAGCTGAAGCAGTATTCTAATAGAATAtttaattaaagaagaaaatacttttaatatgTAGTCTCCATGAGTTTTCtcttaagtataaaataaaccaGCTAAGCTAGACTTTAGGATAAcatccattttcttaaaaaaaagtctttgcttCTTTTGTTTAAAGGTTTGCACGTCTACAGAAACTGCATATGAGTGTGGCCGGACGCAACCTTTACATCCGTTTTCAGTCCAGGTCAGGTGATGCCATGGGGATGAACATGATTTCAAAGGTGAGCACGGATGGACTGTAATAGAATTTGCTGGAGTGATTATCCCTGAAGAGGGGAGCAGACTCACTCTTTATGCCCTcctatatttttgaatttttcaccCTGCGCACATACTACTTACTCAAGGAGTTAATTGATTGAAAGATTTTTATTGAAAGGTCAGTATTGATACATGTAGGTCATGTTATATAAATCAGGCATTTGTTGGTCGGTATTGTTCATATTGGAGATATTTAATCTAGAGTTAGCATTGAGCATGTTCCGGGTCTACACTGAAGGGCTGGGAGGAATCTGGGGATTACTGCTTCAGAACTTTGTCCTGTAATCCTGAAAGCTGACTTCTTCTAGAGACTTCAAAACACACATTTAAGAAGCCAGGTTCATGTGTGTGTAGGTCCTTTAATTATCTCCTTATAAGAAGACTGTGTATAGCTCATCTTTTTTCTactaatatttgttatttatcaGATAGAAATGTAAACTTTTAAAGTCAACTAGTCAGGCTAATTGTGCTTTCCTAGTTATAAGGACTATTCAGAAAGAGAGTATAGTGACTAAATacatatgctttaaaaatttccagTAAATAGCAGTTCCTgaagaaaaaattacaaatggaattactttgatccagcaattccacttttgggtagacacccaaaagaactgaaagcagagactcAAAAAGATGTGGGTGTAGCCACGTTCATAGCAGCGTTCACAGTCGCTAAAAGAAGCCCACACGTCCACCCACAGATAGAGTGTGGGATGTACATACAGTGGAATGGTATTCAGTcccaaaaagaaagcagaaagaaagaaaagaaagtgaagtcgctcagtcgtgtctgactctttgcgaccccacggactgtagcctgcccagctcctccatccatgggattctcttgagtgtactggagtgggttgccattgccttctgcagggaatcttcccgacccaggggtcagacccgggtctcccacattgcaggcagatgctttaccatctgagccaccagggaagccccagaaagaaaGCATGCCACATGCTAACTGTGCAGGAGCCTTGAGGTTCACGTGCTAAGTGAAAGAGTCTGGTCACATAAAGGGAAGTACTACGTGATTTCCCCTGAAGAGTTAGGTCGGTTAATTAAATCTGTAGGAGCAGAAAGaaggtggttgccagggggtgTAGGGAATGAGGAGGTGTTTAATGCGCGTGGTTTGTGGAGATTGCTGACAGCAGTGCTAAGGTTCTTAACAATACTGAACTATGCACTAGAAAATAGGCAAGATGGTAAATTCTGTAAAGTGTATTTTACCACAGGtaaaaaaccattttttttaattcccaatttttttaaattgggtttttTGAAGTGTGAGTTAATTGATCTAACTTGATTAGAAGTCCTTGGAAGGCTTGTTACATTCTGTCTAAATCCTAATGACATTCCATTTACAAGATTTACTTGAATGTTTGAGTTCTGTTTACTGGCTTTGGTAACTTGGGCTTGTAGATAACAATTTAATAACTAGAAGAGGGGATTTATGACACATTGGTCATGGATTGTGGTCCTCACTCCCCAGTGACACGAATATAGTATTATATCCTCATTATATCCTCAGCATACGATTCATCAATGACTACAAAGAActtcattttcatattaaaaaaattaggaaacgattattattataaaaaagatTATATTATAGTCATTGTATTTAGAAGTGTTAGTATTATTAGATACAAAAAAAGCCTCTGATTCATAAataattttgtgtgttttaatgtagtttttcttgttgttattttctttctttggctaaTAGGGTACAGAGAAAGCACTTTCCAAACTTCAGGAGTATTTCCCCGAAATGCAGATTCTGGCAGTTAGTGGTAACTATTGTACAGACAAGAAACCTGCGGCCATCAACTGGATAGAGGGACGAGGGAAGTCCGTGGTCTGTGAAGCTGTCATTCCAGCCAAGGTTGTCAGAGAAGTGAGTGGATGACTAGTTGATTTTGTTAATCTTTCACTGGATTACAGAATTGGGAAGAGAAACAGTTACATTCTAAGTAAACTTGAACATACAGGTGAATGTTTCATGTTCAAGATGTCTGCTTCATTCACAGAGCAAACCTTACTGCTACTTTCTGTTGAGGTCAGGGCTTACACGGGGCCGCATCTACATTCCCTTGTTTTCTGGAGGCACTGAAAGTAGGTCTGGTAACCCATTCCTAATCTTCAGGGGAAGACGTAAAGTGTGCACAACTCTGTGTCCTAGGTGTTAAAGACTACAACGGAGGCTATGATTGAGGTCAACATTAATAAAAACCTGGTGGGCTCTGCCATGGCTGGGAGCATCGGGGGCTACAACGCACACGCAGCAAACATCGTAACTGCCATCTACATTGCCTGTGGACAGGTGAGGGCTCCAGCCTCCACCTTTCTTGTCTTTTGCTGTTCTAAAGAAagagaagttttatatttttactttttggttttttttttcaggatgcaGCACAGAATGTTGGTAGTTCGAACTGTATTACTTTAATGGAAGCAAGCGGTCCCACGAATGAAGACCTGTACATCAGCTGCACCATGCCATCTATAGAAATAGGGACCGTGGGTGGGGGGACCAACTTGCTCCCTCAGCAGGCCTGCCTGCAGGTGAGACCCGTGGGGGCACCGGCTGCAGCCGCCTCGGGCCCGGCTCTGGCTCGTTGAGGCCCTCTGGGTTGCTGCCTGATGCTGCGCGTCACTCCCCTCTCATTTTAGCCGGTGTTTCCATTCGTTTCCCGCTGGTCTAACCCAGTGTGAGTGTGCCGCCAGCCAGGTCGCGGGTGTTGGGTTCATTGTGGTGTATCCACCAGACGCTGGCTGGCAGATTTTGAAAACGTAGCAGCACGTCCTGTGGAGCCTGGTTCTGTTCTAacgctgttgctgttgctgcgttgctcaggcgtgtctgactctgcggccccatagactgcagcacgccaggcttccctgtccttctctatctcccggagcttgctcaaactcatgtccatggagttggtgaccTAGTTGCCCTCGTTTTAGTTGATTGAGTAGGAAGTTGTTGCCGTGACAGGAAGGTTGAGTCCTGCTGTGTCTGTCCCTGGCTGCAGATGCTAGGTGTCCAAGGAGCGTGCAGAGACAACCCCGGGGAAAACGCACGGCAGCTTGCCCGAATCGTGTGCGGCACGGTGATGGCTGGGGAGCTGTCTCTGATGGCAGCACTGGCAGCAGGCCATCTGGTCAGAAGTCACATGATTCACAACAGGTAAGACTGACAGATTTGTTCGATATATTTTCCCTGTGCTTAAAATATGCAGTATAAAACACCCACCCTTCAGGGAACAAGTCCAAGCGTAACATTTTGCATTCCTGATATTTTGCATATCTCCTTTTCTGCCTAGGTCAAAGATAAATTTGCAAGACCTCCAAGGAACTTGCACTAAGAAGGCAGCTTGAACAGCCTGACCGTTCAGAACTAAAAAACGGGTGTTGGGTTCGAAAGGACTAACGTAAAATCTGTGAATTAAAAAACGCAACGCAGTGTCGTGTTGAGAGTGAATAGACATGATCAGTGAGACGACTGCTCGGTTTCTGGCTCTTTCGGAATGACTGAGGTTCTTTCCATGCAGAGTTCTCAGATCTGAAAACAGTTTATGTGCTTTACATGCTGTGTCCTCTGGCAAGACCTTGACATGGATACTATGCGTTTATAGCATCACAGATGGTAATCTGCAGCACACTTCTGAAGGAGaatacagctgaaaaaaaaaactgttttcttttcatgGAACTCATGGAGACCAGTGTGAGAACCCTCCTCCTGTCCACACCCACCCGGCCCCAACCCTGGGttgaaaatggatttttaaattatattgtaGCTGACAAAACTCCTGATTTCATAGTTAATTTATTAAGTCTGGGTTGTAGATCTTTAAGAAATAAGAGctaagtttattttttgtaaactAATACTTCATTTGGTGCTGGTCTATTTTGATTTTGGGGGATAGCCAACATAATTCTTCAGAAAGGGACCTGCTTTCTTCAAAGGAAGAATTACTCTTATTCCCATGTTACAGGATAATGTGCTAAGCAGTGCTAAACAGTTCTCTTTCAAGAAAACAAATCACTGCATTTATTTCTGCAGGCTATTTGTTCAGAGAGGACTCTTGTCTAAATATAAATGTTTGTCTAGATTGATTATAACATATCTTTCAGTATATAAGGCTTTTAAGAAGCAGAGTTTTGTGCTCTTTATTAAAGACACAAGAGCTCTTAATATTGCTTAGACAAAGGTGACTATTTATCAATGAAATACAAGTCTGTGACCTCTCTCAGAACTCAGAGGGTGGAAAAGGACAGGTTTGGAAGAAAATGTACCATTTCTTGAAGCCAAGTTAAATTTCTTAAGAGACAAATTTATTTAGCTGAAAAATCTAGGTAGTTTTTTGTAAAGAACTGTACCAAATCTGTATATGTTGTAATAAAGTTTCTTGTGCTAGGAGTTTATTGAAAGTgttcaagaaataaataaaaatcaactgaTATTCTGGTAAAATACTCTAAGCTTGGGCCAGAGCAGACAGTATTCTTTAATGTTGTCCAGGAAACCCTGGCTTGCTTGTTGAGCCTAATGAAGGGGAGAGTCCTCTTTGAGAGCCAATGAAGGCACCGTGTGAATGGCCTTGGAGGGAGTGTCCCTTGTCCTGTGGCCAGGAGGTTGGTGGCTGAAAGGTTCACACAGGGCTCTTTGATGGACCCAGAAAAGCTTCCTCAGGGGGTCAGCAGAGTTGTcgaatcttgattttttttttaatgtataacttttgtataaataataaagaattccTTATTTTGTATTACATCAAATGCTTCAAGTGTTGGTCTTGGAAAGCTGGAGGCTCATGCAAAAGACGGACTTTGAGAACCATTCCAGTCATGCCATGGCGGCATGGAGAGCCTGAGTGGGGGTGTCTGCTTCATTGCTGGGGAAGACTGACATTTTCTGCTGTTATGTGAAAGTTTAAGTTGTTTCTGTTGTGACTTTTCAGCCAGTGACTTCTTATTTATCTGAATTTCTTATGGAAGTGgcagtgaaaaatattttgggtCATTTTGGTGACTGTAACCCATATCATCTTGCTAAACTGATGTTTTGTACAATTACTAAACTGTATACATTTTGTTatacttcccccacccccccccccccccccagttccAGTAAATTATGACAAGGAAGTTAATACTAATAAGTGTAAGCAGtaactattttttttgtttggatTAACTATAGGCCTGAGATTTAGATGCTTTTAAAGTCTGGTCAGTGTGGTACCTCTAATGTGAATTGGTGTCCCAAGACCATTTATCATTCTCCATAATCTTCTCCAACTCTACAGGAGTGGCAGGCCAGTTTAATACATGCATTAAGCCTATCTTTCTTATACTTTGAATTGTGCAGATTTATCATCTCAACTGGACTACTTTTGGATATTGGGGGTGTGACAGTTAGTTGAGAGGAAGAAGCCATAAAGATTGGACAGCCAAAACCAAATGTCCATTGCAGGAGTGCACATAAGCTGTTCCAGCTGAGTACAGCTTAATATAGCTGAGGTAGGCCTCTTCAAAAGCTGATTCCCATTTACTCGTGATTTCTGACTTTACTGCCATAGTTAAACAGGTGTGTATGAATCCCTAAGAACCAAGCCCAGATATGTGAAAATCATTTTGAACTTTTCTCCCAAGGTGACTTGTCCAGTTGGCCCCCTCGAGAGAGCATCAGGCTgggcaggagacaggaaaggaatCTCATCTCCTTACTGCTTGGCTGAGCAGTGAGATCCATGTGGCAGCGCAGGTTTTCCTTATCTCAGAGGCTGCGAATTAAATCCAGAGAGAACCTCTCACATTGAAGGGTCTGAGCTCAAACGAGAGGCCGCAGAAGCAAAACCTCCACACAAGGCCGCTGGGAGCAGAAGGCTGAAGTAGAAGCAGTAAACTCACTTGCAGCAACTTTTGAGGCCAAAGTTTCTCAAGCTGTCCTCTTTCtattcagacatgacttgaatTTGTTAAGAACTTTGCCCAGTTagcaaaaaattatagaaaacttCTATACTGTAAGCCAAAAGAAGATAGCAAGTGATTTAGTTTAGATTTCAGCAGATTCCCTTCTCATCATGATGTGCATGGAACCCCtgcctcatcacacacacacacatgctttttcttttcctcctgagCAAGTTGGGGAGCTGCTGAGGGCGGTGTGGCCCTTTCAGACAGTTGTTTTGTAAGGccaggggaagcctggtgcctcCAGCTGGGGTTGGGGTGGAATCAGGTGGAGTTACACGGTAGGTGCCTTCAGCCTGCCACCCTTGGCCTGGCGTGGGGCCAGGACTCTGGCAGATCTttctactgttgctgctgctctaAAAGTCCTGGATTTCAGTGTGAGCGTCGTGGTATTACCGTGAACAAGCTGCATGAGAAACTTGTGTCTATCCGGAAGTGCACAGTAAGCAGACTCCCACGGAGAGGCCACGTGCTGCTTAATATTAAAGACAATTggaattaatcttaaaaaaagaattaatcttGGAGATATAAGCAACTAGAAACTAGTATGTTATTTGGGTTTGTGTCTCCGGCCTGTGAtccctcccgccccccccccccccacccaagtCACCTGAGTTCTCCACATTTTCAAAGAATGGTATGACTGTCCCAGAAAAAGGCATTTttagccccccacccccctcacttTCCTTCTCCTTGGTCTCTGCTCTCTCCCAAAGGGCCAGATAAGACAGTAGAGgaccaaaagggaaaaaaggtcCACCCCTCAAGAGGTTTGCACGGATGGCACTCcctactccctccctccctccctttaccTCCCCCACCCTCTAGCCCCCGAGTTTGACTGCCTTGCACTTGAACTTCCCAGGATGGTGGCACTGGAGTAAGATTACCCAGAGGCAAGGAGCTGGTCGTTCCACCAACCATTCGACTGGTTAATTCTGAAGCCAGATGGCCATGAGCCTAAAGTTGGGAGGGCCCTGTGCCAACTGCTAACATAAAGCACACAGGCACCTCGTGTGTACTGTCAAGGAAACTTGCGGGAAAGCATCAGGACGGGAATCCAAAAGAGAAGGCTACAGTCACCTAGCCTGTGTTGCTTCCTTTGCTTCCTGTTACttgaaactgggcttccctgatagctcagttggtaaagaatctgcctgcagtgcgggagacctgggttcagtccccgggttgggaagatcccctggagaagggaaaggctacccactccagtattctggcctggagaattccatggactgtatagtccatggggtcgcagagtcagacatgactgagcaactttcacttcacttcacttgaaatGGAAAGCAAGGTTTAGTGGATGAGGTGAGAGGGACAG comes from the Budorcas taxicolor isolate Tak-1 chromosome 10, Takin1.1, whole genome shotgun sequence genome and includes:
- the HMGCR gene encoding 3-hydroxy-3-methylglutaryl-Coenzyme A reductase, with amino-acid sequence MLSRLFRMHGLFVASHPWEVIVGTVTLTICMMSMNMFTGNSKICGWNYECPKFEEDVLSSDIIILTITRCIAILYIYFQFQNLRQLGSKYILGIAGLFTIFSSFVFSTVVIHFLDKELTGLNEALPFFLLLVDLSRASALAKFALSSNSQDEVRENIARGMAILGPTFTLDALVECLVIGVGTMSGVRQLEIMCCFGCMSVLANYFVFMTFFPACVSLVLELSRESREGRPIWQLSHFARVLEEEENKPNPVTQRVKMIMSLGLVLVHAHSRWIADPSPQNSTTDNSKVSLGLDENVSKRIEPSVSLWQFYLSKMISMDIEQVITLSLALLLAVKYIFFEQAETESTLSLKNPITSPVVSQKKVTDDCCRRDPVLVRNDQKFHAMEEEARKNKERKVEVIKPLLAENDTSNRATFVVGNSLLLDTSLELEAQEPEIELPVEPRPNEECLQILENAEKGAKFLSDAEIIRLVNAKHIPAYKLETLMETHERGVSIRRQLLSKKLPEPSSLQYLPYRDYNYSLVMGACCENVIGYMPIPVGVAGPLCLDGKEFQVPMATTEGCLVASTNRGCRAIGLGGGASSRVLADGMTRGPVVRLPRACDSAEVKAWLETPEGFTVIKEAFDSTSRFARLQKLHMSVAGRNLYIRFQSRSGDAMGMNMISKGTEKALSKLQEYFPEMQILAVSGNYCTDKKPAAINWIEGRGKSVVCEAVIPAKVVREVLKTTTEAMIEVNINKNLVGSAMAGSIGGYNAHAANIVTAIYIACGQDAAQNVGSSNCITLMEASGPTNEDLYISCTMPSIEIGTVGGGTNLLPQQACLQMLGVQGACRDNPGENARQLARIVCGTVMAGELSLMAALAAGHLVRSHMIHNRSKINLQDLQGTCTKKAA